ATGTCGCGCAATTACCGGCAGATGTTGGCGCCAGAGCGCATGGGGGCCGGCGCACTCCGAAGCGCTATCGCGCTGTTATGACGTTCGTTGGCGCGTCAGCGTCGTGGAGAACCGCCGTCCTCGGGCGCCCTCATCCGTCGCTCCAACGGGCCGTTTAGGGCGCCCGGCACTTGATCGCCGTCAGGCTGCCGTCGAACGCTGTCAGGTAGGCGTTGGCGCCGTCGCAGGCGACCGAGCACATTACAAAGAGTTGAGGCGAGGCCTGGTATTGCCAAAGCAATTTGCCGGAATCCGCGGCGAGAGCTGACACGGTGCCTTTGCCGCTGCACACATAGACCACTCCGTTCTTCTCGGTTGGTGCGGTCGGGATGGCGCTGAGATGGGCGGGGACGCTCCACAGTTCCTTGCCGGAACTGTCAACTTTCACGAGGTCGCCGTTGGTCTTGCGCAGATAGACGAACTTGCCGTCCTCGGAAAGGCCGGTCGCGGAGACCCCCTTTACCGAGCCGACCGGCTCGCCGGTTTCGGCGTTGAGGATGCTCACCATCATGTTCCGGTCGGCGATCATGAGCTTGCCTTCGGCGATCACCGGCATGGCGTCGGCCGGGCTGTAGTAACGCTTGGCGCCCTTGGCAACGCGCGAGCCCTCGCCCAGTTGCTGCCAGACGAGCTTGCCGTCTTTGGCGTTCACGCAGCGAACGTATTGGTCCCAGGCTCCGTAGTAGATCTTGTCGTTCCAGGCAAACGGCTTCGACTCGACCGCGTAGGTGCCGTCCTTGTTGACCCAGGCCAGCTTGCCCGTGGCCGCCTCGAGCGCGTAAAGCCAGCCATCGTTGCACCCGAAGATCACTTTGCCATCCGCGAGCACGGGCGAGGAGTAAACCGCGTCGCCTGCGGTGAACGACCACACTTTCACGCCGGCAGTGGTGTAAGCCGAGACGACACCGAGTCCGTTAGCGGTATACACTTTCCCGCCGGACACCAGCGGTTCGGCCAGTATTTCTGCGCCCGTATCAACCGCCCACGATCCTTGGCCGGTCTTGGCATTGATGGCGCGCAACTTGCCGTCGTTCGCGCCGACATAGACCACACCGTCGGCGACGGTGGGTGTGACCTTGCTGGACGCCGCAAGGTAGGCGCGCCAGGCCGTGGGCTGGTTCGCGGGTTCGAAGAAGAACTGCGTGCTGCGCGTAAAATGCCCGCCGCCCCCGGCGAAATCCACGCGCAGGTAGTGCGCCCCGGGCAACAGCCCGCTCACGTCCGCGCTGCCGGCAGCGGTCCAGTTCGGCGCCTGGCCTGAGAGCGTTAATTCGCCATTCAGCTCATCGTCAACTGTGTAAGTGACCTTCTCGACGCTCACCTGGCCGGACAGACGCGCCGAGATGGCCAGCTTGCCGCCGCCCGACGCGCGGAAGGCGGGGGAAGTAATCGTAATGTCGGGATAGGACGATTTCGCGGGGAGCGTTTTTTCGAGGAGCTTCAAGCTCGGGGCGGGCTGGCCCACTTTCCAATATGCCGCACGCAACACGCCGCTCTTGACGGACAGGACCGCAAAACCTGCGTTCGGTCCGAAGGTCGAGCCGCCGGTGGTCTCGTCAATTCCCTCAACCACGCTGTGCACGTGGCCATGCGAATGGCCGGCCATCAGCAACACGGTGTTGTGGCGGTGCAACACGTCCAGCAGCCGGTCGTAGTCATAACGGCTGGCGAACTCGCTCCCCGGCAAGGGATGGTGGAAGAACACGAATACCGGAGTTCGGGTTCCCACCCTGGCCAGGTCCTTCTGGAGCCAGATAATTTGCTCCTCGCCGACCGATGGACGCGGGTCCTGGAACGTCGGCGTCATCAGCGCCACGAAGTGGCAACCGAATCGGTCGAAGGAGTAGTAGGCGGCCAGGCCCAGCGCGCGCAGGGACTTGAGATTGGCGCGCCACGTGTTGTCGTGGTTGCCGAGTTGGTGATACACCGGAATGGTGCAGCCCTTCCAATAGGAGAGGTAGTCCTCCCATGCCCCGCTGCCACCCCCAAACTCATTCAGGTCGCCGGTTACCAGCACGAAAGCCGGTTTGGGTGCCTTGAGTTCGAACGGCGCGAGGTCAATCTCGCCCAGGCCATGAATCCGCGCGATGGTGGCCTGGCTGTCCGGCCGTGGCGCATGGACGTCGCTGGTGTGGATAAACGTGAAGTCCGACACCGCGACGCTCGGCTGCGCCCGGCCGCACGACGCGACCATCGTCAGCAGCAGCGCCGACAAGGCCCAGGACTCTATTCTACGCCGCTGCGCGCGCCGCGGCCTTCGGATCTCAAACCAGTTCATCAACTTATCCTGATGGCCGGCCTGGAAGTCGTCAAGCCTGCGGGATGAAATCAGCCGGCTCTGGCTGACCGCTTCACGGGGCCAGCAAGGAATGCCACAGGTCGAGCATATTGGCGGGGTCGAACATTGCGGGCACCGCTGCCAACGGTGGTTTTCCGAGCTTCGCATCAATGAAACTGGGGCTTTTTCGTCTTTCGCAGTGCTTTACGTGCTTCGCCGACCTCCGGGGAGCGCGCCGGTGCTGATCCGCCGTCTCAGACGCCTTTCTTGCCTTCAGCTCCCCCGCCGGACGGGCAACGGCACCGTTAAGGTGGTCGCGCCCCGCCGTTAGCTTGTGGTTGGCTGGGCGATGGCTTGTCAATGCGGTCAGGTTACGGTGTGGTTCCCATGGGGGTCGGCCCCCATGGGAACCACACCGTAGCACCGCCATACTGTCACTGTATCGCCAAGCCAGGGGTGCCGGGGTCCGAGGGAGCTGGAGAATGCAGGCAGGCAGCATCACTGTCCAATATTTGGACAGAGCGCGGAGGGGGGCGGGGGTGCCAATCCGGTTCTGGCCGGGGAGCAATGGTGGATTCGAATTCCCTCTGCCTCGGCCGCCCAGGTTTTCCGGCTGAAAACCATGGCGTTAGTCTGTCCCAAGCCCTCGTTGTTAAGGCATTGGCAGGTCAATACCCGGGAGCAGCCAAAAGAGCCTTGCCTGAGAAGCCCGCCTTGTTCCTGGGCGTGGTTTGAGCGGGGGAATTAGCACCCTAAGCTTTAGGGATGGCAGGGCGGTTTCGACGTGAACTGCCGTCCCCCGGCGCTCTCGGCGGGAGCGCCCTACCTTCACCGACAGGTGGAACATCTTCGCAATTCGCCGAGGATTGGGGGAAATCGAACTGCCATTCGGCTTATTTCTCGGCTTGCGCACGACAGGTCGTTCTTTACATTGTCCGTCCCTTTGAGCGTCGGCTCGACCGGCAACAGATGAACTGGGCAGTGACAATTTATGAAAGACTATCAACCAGGTGACATTCGTAACTTCGCCATCGTAGGACATGCTTCGTGCGGGAAGACCATGCTCAGCGAGGCCATGCTGGCCTGCGCCGGCGTGATCAACCGCATGGGGGGCATCGCCGCCGGCACGACGGTGTCGGACTACCATGACAGCGAGCAGCAGCGGCAGATCTCGGTCCTGACCACGCTGATGCACTTCGAGTGGCAGGAGAAGAAGTTCAACATCCTGGATTGCCCGGGCTATGCGGATTTCATCAGCGAAGCGCTGGGCGCGCTGCGGGTCAGCGACGTCGCGGTCGTGGCGGTCCACGCCAACCACGGCGTGGGCGTCGGCACGGACGCCGTCTGGAAATGCGCGAGCCAGAACGGCATTCCCAAGATTCTCGTTGCCAACGCGTTCGACAAGGAGGAGACGGATTTCGAGAAAATCCTGGCGCAACTCCGGGAGCACTTCGGCGAGCGCGTCTTCCCGCTGAGCGTCCCGATCAACGCCGGCCCCGGCTTCAACCAGTTGCTGGACGTGCTGCGCAATCAGGTCACCACCTACGCGACCGACAAGAGCGGCAAGTTCACCGAAGCCCCACCGACCGGCGCCCTGGCCGAGCGGGCCAAGCAGTTGCACGGCCAGTTGATCGAGTTCATCGCCGAGTCGGACGACGCGCTCATGGAGAAGTTCTTCGCGCAGGGCGGGCTCTCGGAGGAGGAGGTGCGCGCCGGGATGCGCGCCGCCATCCAGAAGCAGGTATTCGTGCCGCTGTTCTGCACCGCGGCCGAGAGCAATATCGGTGTCGCGCGGATCATGGATTTCATTGCCAAGTATGGCCCTTCGCCGGCGGACCGGCCGAAGGCGGAGGCCGTGAATGGCGAAGGCAACAAGGTGGAAGTGGCGCTGACCGATCCCGACCCCGTGCTCTACGTCTTCAAGACGATGAGCGAGGCGCAGTTCGGCGAGCTTTCATTCTTCCGCGTCTATTCGGGCCTGGTGAAATTCGGCAGCGAAGTCCATAACACCGCCCGGCGCAGCACCGAGAAGATCGGCCAGATCTACCTGCTCAACGGCAAAACCCGCACGAGCGTCCCCACGCTTTGCGCCGGGGACATCGGCGCGGTGGTCAAGCTCAAGGACACCCAGACCGGCAACACCCTCTGCGGGGGCAAGAAGCCCGTGACGCTGCCGAAGGTTGAGTATCCCCACCCGAACATCCACGCCTCCCTCAAGAGCAACGTCAAGGGCGAGGAGGACAAGGTCGCTTCGGGGCTGGCGGCGCTACACCATGAGGACCCGACGTTCATTTACACGGTGGACTCCGAACTGCGCCAGACCATCGTGTCCGCTCAAGGCGAGCTGCATCTGGAGGTCATCGCTGACAGCCTGCGGCGCCGCTACAACGTGCACGTCGAGCTGGGTGAGCCACGCGTGCGCTACCGCGAGACCATTAAGGCCCGGGGCGATTCGAAGTACCGGCATAAAAAGCAGACCGGCGGCGCCGGGCAGTTCGCCGAGGTCTGGATGCGCATCGAACCCAAGCCGCGCGACACCGGCGTCGAGTTCACCAACTCGCTCGTCGGCCAGAACGTGGACCGCGTCTTCGTGCCCTCGGTCGAGAAGGGCGTTTTAAAGGCCTGCGAGGAAGGCATCCTCGCCGGCTACCGCGTCGTGGATGTGAAGATTGACTTTTACGACGGCAAGATGCACCCGGTGGACTCCAAAGACATCGCGTTCCAGATCGCCGGCTACTTTGGCTTCAAAGAGGCCTTCGCCATGGCCCGGCCCTGCCTGCTCGAACCGATTCACCTCGTTGAAATCCGCATCCCGGACGATTGCATGGGCAAAGTCATGGGCGACCTGTCCAGCCGGCGCGGCAAGATCCAGGGCATGGACATGGAAGGCGGATTCCAGTTGATCAAGGCGCATGTCCCCGCCAAGGAGCTTTACCGCTACTCCAGCACCCTGCGCTCGCTGACCGGCGGGCGCGGCATGCATGCGGAGTCTTTCAGCCACTACGAGGAAATGCCGCGAGAGGCCGAGCAGAGGGTCGTCGAAGAAAGCAAGCGCGCCAAGCAGGCGCAGCAGGCCGAGTAAGCGCCACCGGCGCGCAGTTCGCTCTTGCAGTGCGCCTGCGCCGGTCGCATGTTGCGGCCTATATGAAACTACTGGCTACCTTTGCCTTCGCCCTTTGCCTGGCCGGCGCAGCCGTCCAAAGC
The window above is part of the Candidatus Paceibacterota bacterium genome. Proteins encoded here:
- a CDS encoding PQQ-binding-like beta-propeller repeat protein, with the translated sequence MNWFEIRRPRRAQRRRIESWALSALLLTMVASCGRAQPSVAVSDFTFIHTSDVHAPRPDSQATIARIHGLGEIDLAPFELKAPKPAFVLVTGDLNEFGGGSGAWEDYLSYWKGCTIPVYHQLGNHDNTWRANLKSLRALGLAAYYSFDRFGCHFVALMTPTFQDPRPSVGEEQIIWLQKDLARVGTRTPVFVFFHHPLPGSEFASRYDYDRLLDVLHRHNTVLLMAGHSHGHVHSVVEGIDETTGGSTFGPNAGFAVLSVKSGVLRAAYWKVGQPAPSLKLLEKTLPAKSSYPDITITSPAFRASGGGKLAISARLSGQVSVEKVTYTVDDELNGELTLSGQAPNWTAAGSADVSGLLPGAHYLRVDFAGGGGHFTRSTQFFFEPANQPTAWRAYLAASSKVTPTVADGVVYVGANDGKLRAINAKTGQGSWAVDTGAEILAEPLVSGGKVYTANGLGVVSAYTTAGVKVWSFTAGDAVYSSPVLADGKVIFGCNDGWLYALEAATGKLAWVNKDGTYAVESKPFAWNDKIYYGAWDQYVRCVNAKDGKLVWQQLGEGSRVAKGAKRYYSPADAMPVIAEGKLMIADRNMMVSILNAETGEPVGSVKGVSATGLSEDGKFVYLRKTNGDLVKVDSSGKELWSVPAHLSAIPTAPTEKNGVVYVCSGKGTVSALAADSGKLLWQYQASPQLFVMCSVACDGANAYLTAFDGSLTAIKCRAP
- a CDS encoding elongation factor G, whose amino-acid sequence is MKDYQPGDIRNFAIVGHASCGKTMLSEAMLACAGVINRMGGIAAGTTVSDYHDSEQQRQISVLTTLMHFEWQEKKFNILDCPGYADFISEALGALRVSDVAVVAVHANHGVGVGTDAVWKCASQNGIPKILVANAFDKEETDFEKILAQLREHFGERVFPLSVPINAGPGFNQLLDVLRNQVTTYATDKSGKFTEAPPTGALAERAKQLHGQLIEFIAESDDALMEKFFAQGGLSEEEVRAGMRAAIQKQVFVPLFCTAAESNIGVARIMDFIAKYGPSPADRPKAEAVNGEGNKVEVALTDPDPVLYVFKTMSEAQFGELSFFRVYSGLVKFGSEVHNTARRSTEKIGQIYLLNGKTRTSVPTLCAGDIGAVVKLKDTQTGNTLCGGKKPVTLPKVEYPHPNIHASLKSNVKGEEDKVASGLAALHHEDPTFIYTVDSELRQTIVSAQGELHLEVIADSLRRRYNVHVELGEPRVRYRETIKARGDSKYRHKKQTGGAGQFAEVWMRIEPKPRDTGVEFTNSLVGQNVDRVFVPSVEKGVLKACEEGILAGYRVVDVKIDFYDGKMHPVDSKDIAFQIAGYFGFKEAFAMARPCLLEPIHLVEIRIPDDCMGKVMGDLSSRRGKIQGMDMEGGFQLIKAHVPAKELYRYSSTLRSLTGGRGMHAESFSHYEEMPREAEQRVVEESKRAKQAQQAE